The Synechococcus sp. M16.1 genome includes the window TGCCCTCGACTTGATAGGAAGACGATGCACCATGGTTGTGATCGCGCACCGCCTTTCAACGGTTAAAAAGTGCGATCGTATTTTTGAGATTTCCCAGGGCCGTATTGTTGCTTCGGGAGACTTTGAAACTCTCAAGAAGCTTTCACCAAGTTTTCGCGAGATGACCATGTTGGATGCGGTTTAGGTAGTCGTGGCCGACATTGTTCTTCTGGCCACGTCGGACTGGGACCATCCGCTCTGGACCAACAAGCAGCATGTGACCTGTGCGCTGGCAGAGCTGGGTCATCGCGTTCTTTATGTGGATTCCCTTGGGGTCCGTGCTCCACGGGTTGATCGCTCCGACTCGGGTCGGATTTTGAGGCGTTTGCGTCGGGGATTTCGTGGGCCGCGTCAGGTGAGGCCAGGGGTATGGGTCATGTCGCCTCTGGTGCTGCCGGGGCAGACCCGAGGCTGGGCCGGACTCCTAAACCGTTGGAGTCTCAATCTCAGCCTGTTGGTGGCCGATTGTCTGCTCGACCTGCGCCTTCCGTTGCTTTGGACGTTCAATCCCCAGGCCCGCGATTATTTGCGCTTGAGCCGGTTCCATGCCGTGGTGTATCTCTGCGTGGATCGCATTCAGGCGCAGCCGGGGATGCCGGTGCAGCCTCTGGAGGATGCGGAGCGTGATCTCTGCTCTCTGGTTAATGCGCTGTTCACCACCTCGCCGGAACTGCAGGCCTCGCTCGGGCCTCTGAATGCCGGCAGCCATGGTTTTGGCAATGTGGCTGATGCCACCCATTTCGGTCAGGCCCTGCATGCCGGCCTGCCCCGACCAGCGGATTGGCCCGCCACCAAGGGGCCAGTGCTCATCTTCATTGGTGCGATCGATGCCTACAAGCTCGATCTCACCATGCTCGAGGCCTTGATGGAGCGAACCCCCCATTGGACTTATCTCTTCATCGGTCCTGTGGGGGAGACCGATCCCAGCACTGACGTCAGCACCTGGAAGCGCTTTCCCCATGTGCATCAGCTGGGCCCGAGGCCTTACGCCAGTCTCCCCGCTTACCTCGCCCATGCCGATGTGGCGTTGTTGCCGCTGCAGATCAATGACTACACCCGTCATATGTACCCGATGAAATTCTTCGAGTACCTGGCGGCCGGTCGCCCAGTGGTGGCCACGGCGATCCCCGCCTTGTGCGATCAGGGGGATGTGGCTCTGCTTTGTGAACCTGAGGTGTCCGCTTTTGAGGCGGCGATTCAGCAGGCGTTGGCAGGGGAGGGGCCGTCCCTGGAGCACCGGCTTGAGCGTGCCCAGCTGCATACCTATCGCACGCGCACCCAGGCGATGCTCGACTGCCTCAGTCAGCACGGCCTGATGCCAGATGAGCCCTTGGCTCCCCAGGCTCCCCGCTATTTCCATTTGCTTACTCAGCTGGGTCGACCCCACCTTTCAGCTCAGCTGCGCCTCGCCCAGTTGCGCGTGCTGGAAAGCTTGGGGCAACAACAGTGGGCTGAACGTTGCCTGCGTCGCTGGCTGGTGCGGGAGCCGTTCAACATCACTTTGCTGAATGATCTGGCCCGGCGTCGTTTCGCTCAGGGCGACCATCGTGAGGGTCGACGCGTGATTGAACGGGTCTGGAAGGAAGACGGTGAAGCCGAAATCCTGCACCAACTGTTATCGCGCCGCCGGTCTTTACAGGGCAGCCGCATCGATCAGCTGGCGATGTTGGATGAACTGGCCTCCAGCACGGTTTTGCCGATTCACTTCGTGGGCTACTGCCGGATGGTGTGCACCTATCTGGCCATTGATGCCAAGGATGTGGCGGCGTTGCGCCGGGGTGTGGAAGGACTGGAGGTGATCTTGGCGGAGTTGGAGTGCGATCCCGATACCTTCCGCTGCCTCCAGCCCAAACGGAAGAACCGAGCCAAATTGCTGATCTCAGCGCACCTCACGCGTCTTCGTGCCTTGATAGCGCTGAAAGACACCGCAGCTTTGAATCGGGCCTCATGCGATCTGCTGGTCATCGCCCGGCGCTACGACCCTTTCGCCACTGATCGCGTCACGGCCATATCCATGACCCGCAGCGTCATGGGCTGTCTCACCATTGCCGCGGTGATGGCTTGGCATGCCGGCGATCCGCGGCGTTTCGATGCCGTGGTCGATGAAATGGAGCGTCTGTGCAAAGCCTGTCATGCCGATCGCTTCGACGTGATCGCGGGCGAAACTCACGAAGACCATCGAGGTTTTGCTGATGCTGTAGTGGCTAGGCTTCAAGCATGCCGCTGGTCGGTATCGGAACCCAGCGCGCGTCCGTCCAGGCACCAGTTGGTTGATCCTGTCCAGCGGGTGTTTTTCTCGGATTTGCGTCGGGAACGAGCCGCCAAAGCCGAGAGCTTTCTGCAATCGCTTGGGTTGCGCTGATGGCCGTGCTGCGGGTGGTGTTCATCATTGATTCGCTCAAGCTCGGTGGTGCGGAGCGGGTGTTGCTCCGCTGGGCCGGCTGGTGCCGTGAGGAAGGTTGGCAGGTGTTGATAATCACGCGGCATGGTCCCCAGCGTGATGCCTATCCAGTTCCCGACGGGGTGGAACGCTGGGTGGAGCCCCGGCTGTCAGTGCCCCTGGAGCGGTTGGGCTGGTTTGCTTTCCCCTGGCGGCTGTTGGCCTTGCGCCAGTTGTTGCTTCGATACCGCAGTGATGTGGTGGTGGGCGTGACCACCTTGCCTGCGGTGAAACTGCTGCTGGCCAGTGCAGGACTGCCATTGCGCACCGTGGTTTCTGAACGCAACTACCCGCCGGCCAAGCCTCCGTCCCTGCTCTGGCGATGGTTGCGGCGCCTCACCTATCCCTGGGCCGATTTGCATCTGGTTCAGACCGTCCCCGCCGGTGTTTGGCTGCGCGATCACTGTGCTGTGACGCGCCAACGGTTGCTGCCCAATCCGGTCAGCTGGCCGCTGCCGGAGCGGGAGCCTGTGGTGTCGCCTGAGGACTGGCTGGCAGCCGATGCTCCCTTGATCCTTGCGGCGGGAACAAAGTCGCATCAGAAGGGATTTGATCGTTTGATGCCTGTGTTCGCTGAGCTGGGGCTGCGGTTCCCCAGCCTGCATTTGGCCTTGCTTGGACTCGCGCCGGGTCGCTATCACGGCCGCGACCAACAGGCCGACTTGCGCCAGGCTCTCGGTGACAACTTTGACTTGCAGCAGCGGATGCTCTTGCCGGGCGTCAGCGGGAGCATGGCTCGTTGGTATTCGCGGGCCACGGTGTTCGTGCTGCCATCGCGCTATGAGGGTTTTCCCAATGTGTTGCTGGAGGCGATGGCAGCCGGTTGTGCCTGCATTGCTAGCGACTGCCTCACTGGGCCTTCGGATCTGATTCGCGATGGTGAAAACGGACTCCTTTTGCCGCCCCAAGCCACCACCGACGCTTGGGTGGACGCGATCGAAACGTTGCTGATGGATCCGGAGTACCGGTGCCGGTTGGGCGCTCGGGCGGCAACGGTGCGGCAGCGTTATGCCGCTGAACGCCTGCGGCGTGATTTTCTAGAGGCGTTGCGCCCACCGCGCCATGGATGATCTCTGGGTTGTGCTTCCCCATATCGGTGCTGGCGGTGCCCAGAAGGTAGGCCTGCTCGCTGCGGAGCATTTCGCGGTTCAGGGATTCAAGGTGCGGGTGCTCTCTCTTCGCCATGGCCATCCCATCAAGCATGCGATCCCCGATGGTGTGGAGCTCTTGGATCTGGGCCCGGATGTTGAGGGCGGTGAGAATCGTTCGTTGATCGCGCGGCTGCGTCGCTTCACTAATGCTCAGTTGATCAAGTTATGCCGTTTGCTGACGTTGGCCGGCCTTCAGCTCACCTGGCGTTGGTGTGAGCACAAGGTTCAGCCTGATGCCGATGCTTGGGTGACTCGCCTGCTCGCATGGTGTATGGAGGGCCTTGGTGGTCTGCGCTACCGACGTCTTCGAGTGCTTTTGCAGCAGCAGCGCCCGAAGCGTGTGTTGGCACTGCTCACCAAAACCAACATCCTTTGCGCGGCTGCGGTTTGGGACCTTCCCATTCATCTCGTCGTGTCTGAACGCAATGATCCGCGCCTTCAGCAACTCGATCGTCTCTGGAGTCGGTTGCGCTCCGTTTACTACCGCCGTGCCGATGTAGTGACGGCCAATACGGAGGGGGTTCTGGATGCTCTTCAGGCCATGGGACCATGGAAACGTTTAGCTCTCTTGCCTAACCCCCTTCCTGGTGGTTTGAGGCTGCAGGATTCTCACCAGCCGAGTCACGATCAGCGGGAGATTCTGGCGGTGGCTCGTCTGGTGCCCCAGAAGGGTCTGGATGTGCTGATCCGTGCTTTCGCGTCTCTGCCGCCGTCGGTCCGAGATGGTTGGTGCGTCACCCTTGTGGGTGATGGGCCGGAGCGCCAAACCCTTGAAGAACTAGCAAGCGTTGCGGGGCTCAGGGATATGGTCCGTTTCGAGGGATTCCGCTCGGATCCGCTGGTGTTTGTGCGCCGCGCGTCGATCTTTGCGCTGCCTTCGCGGTTTGAAGGAATGCCCAATGCACTGCTTGAGGCCATGGCGGCAGGACTGCCCTCGGTGGTGAGTGATGCATCACCCGGTCCGCTGGAGATGGTGAGGGATGGTCAGCAGGGGCTGGTGGTGCCCAGTGACGATGTGATCGCTTTCGCTGCGGCACTCCAGCGGCTGATGCTCGATGGAGATCTGCGCCATCGTTGCGGTGTTGCTGCCATGGCAACGTTGCGGACGCTCGACTGGGATGTGGTGGAGTCCCACTGGCGTTCGGTATTGGCTTTGCCTGCGCAGCTATGAGTGAGGTCCCCGCCGGTCGCAGCAACTGCCGTGAGCGGGTGCTTGTTTTGGCCCCCACAGCACGCGCTGTCAGTGAAACGTTCATTCGCGCCAATCTCAACGGGCTGTCATTGGACTTGACGGCTTACTTCGGCGATGACCTTCCCTTGCATGCGCCTTGGCGATTGGCCTACGGCAGTGCCATCTTCATCAGCAAATTTTTCACGCGTTTGAATTGGCTGCATCTGGCTGGCTTGCCTGCAGCCTGTGTGGCCTTTGCCCTGATCCGTCGCCATCAACCGGAGGTGGTGATGGTTGAGTTTGGCTTTGAAGCCGTGCGGGTGATGGAGGCCTGCGTTTGGTCGGGCGTACCCCTGGTGGTGCATTTCCGCGGATCCGATGCTTCTGCACGGACTCGACTGGGGCTTCTCAAGAATCGTTATCGACGTCTGCTGAGCATGGCCTCCGGTGTGATCGTCAAATCCAGACCAATGGCCGACACCCTGTTAGCGCTGGGTGCACCGGCGGACCGCCTGCTGATCAGTCCCTCTGGCGCCAATGCGTCCTTGTTTCAGGGCAGCTCCCCGGCTGCGGCCCCCCCTGTCCTGTTGGCAGTGGGGCGTTTTGTGCCCAAGAAAGGACCTCTTGAAACCCTCCGAGCATTTGGCTTGCTTTGCCGTGATCCAGTGCTTTCTGCCTCCAAGCCCCAACTCTGGATGGTGGGTGACGGACCACTGTTGCCCTCAGCACGATCGCTGGTGATTGAACTTGGCCTTCAGGAGAGGGTTCGCTTTCTGGGTGTTTGCTCTCAAGTTCGTGTGGCGGAACTGATGCGGCAGGTCCGAGGATTCGTTCAGCATTCGAAGGTGGCCCCGGATGGTGACAGCGAGGGCAGTCCCGTGGCAGTGATGGAGGCTCAACTCAGTGGTTTGCCCGTTGTTGCGACGCGTCATGCGGGCATTCCTGAGGTGGTGCTGGAGAACCAGACAGGGTTGCTGGTGGATGAAGGAGATGAGTGCGCCATGGCACATGCGATGAGCTTGCTGCTGTTGGATCCTGCGTTGGCGGCAGAGTTGGGTGCCTGCGGACGCCGGCGCATTCAAGAGCAATTCACGGTTGAACATCATCTTCGGCAGGTCGAGCAGCTGTTGCGCGATGCCATCTACGACAGGAGAGCAGCGTGCTGTTGACGATTTATGGAGTGGTCGAAACCAAACTTGTCCCTACGACGGCTATCACTCTCGTCACTTTTTGCGAGGTCTAAGGTGGCTGTTCTGATGATGTGGTCTCGTTATGCTAAAGGTTTTAAAGAGATCCAAGAAGGGAATAAGTCACTTTATTTATTTTCGGAATCACCTCTAATTAATTAATTAATGACTTTTCCGCCTGACGCATCTGTAAGGCCAACTGTGGTTTACATCACAAGTAGGGGCCACAGTGGTTCTACTTTGTTGTCTCTAATACTTGGAGGTCATTCTCAGATTGTGAGTGGAGGAGAGTTGAAGATGCTGATTAATGCCAAGGATGAAAACAAATTATGTAGCTGCCACTTTGTAACTCCAGATCAATGCCCTTTCTGGAGTCAGGTGCAGCGTCATGTCATCGATTCTGTCGGTGTTCCTTTTGATGAGCTTGCTTTAATGGAGGATGGTGATGATGAGACTTTCTCACTGCATAATCAGGCTTTGTTCACTGCGATTGCTGATGTAAGTGGCTGTTCGATCGTTGTTGATTCATCGAAGTCTTTGATGCGTTTGTCCCGCTTACTTCGGGCGCAGGAAAATGGATGTTTTATCAATGTGCGGCCTATCCATCTTCATAGAGGCCCCTTGGGGTTTGCAAACAGTTGTCGAAGAAAAGGTCAAACATTATTCGCTGCAGCTGAACGTCATTCGAGGGAATTTTTTAGAACTCGCGAATTCCTCAGTGGCAAGTCTCATTTGTTTGTTAGTTATGAAAAATTTGCTCGTCAAACAAGGCCCTCGCTGTGCCGTTTGATGGGCTGGATTGGTTTGTCGATTGATGAATCTCAGTTACAGTGGAGGCAGGGTATTCGTAGAGATATTGGAGGAAATCGTATGCGAATTGGCGGCTCGTCTTTGATTCAAATCGATCAGAGTTGGAAGCATGATTTAACTATTGCTGAAATCATCAAGCTAACGTTCTTTACTCTGCCGATTCGTTTGCGTTCTAAATGGCTTTACTCTAGGTTCCGTAATCGCAGGATTAAATTTGGTTTATGAGTCTGGGCTTACGGATTCATTGTTGTTGATTTTGGCTTCTGTTCAGGCATTGCTATGCATGATTCCACTAGTCTTGAGTGGCAGGTTTGTCGCTCTTGGCAGTTCTTTTTCAGATTATACCTATGTTATAATAAGCATTATTTGTGAAAATCTATAAAAAATGACCTCCTGGAATTTGGTTTATATCACTAGCAATGGCCATAGTGGGTCAACATTGTTGGATATGTTGATCGGCTCCCACTCTGAGTGCATCACTTTGGGAGAAATTCATCAGCTCACGCTGAAGGCGAAAGGGGTATGTGCTTGTGGGGCCGCTAACTATAAAGAATGCTCTTTCTGGCGTGATATCGATTTACGACTTCAGTCTGATGGTGGACCTGAGTTGTCTGAATTGCATGTCGACTCTTGCCATCAAGACGAATTTCGGCGTAGTAATCATGCATTGCTTAGTGTTCTTCAAGAGAAAACAAAAGCTCGTTGGTTTGTGGATTCATCCAAGAAGCTGACGAGATTAAAAAGTTTGCTCGCTGATTCCTCTATCAACGTTTTGCCTGTACACATTGTTCGACGGCCTGAGGGTGTCGTCTGCTCAAACATGGCAAAGGGAAGAGGATTTTTATCTTCGTTGCGTTCCTATTATTCTGGCCTTTGGTCCAGATATAAGTATTTGCGAAGGAAACCCCATCTTCTTGTTTCTTATGAGGAACTCTGTTCTCATCCAGAACAAGTGATGAATCGGATTATGAATAAATTGGGTTTAGATTTTGAGTCTGAGCAGTTGGATTGGTCAAGTCATGACCACCATAATGTAAATGGGAATAAGCGCACACGCACAACTCGCCAGTCTTCAATTCGTTTGGATGAGCGTTGGAGGACAGACCTCAGTATCTGGCAGCGTCTTGTTGTGAAGCTGGCTACGGTTAAATTCAAGACTTGGCTTCGATTGCGCTATGGGGTCGAGTCTTGCTGAAAATTTCTTGCGAAGCTGATAGAATGAACTGAATTAATTCCATTACAGATCTAAAAAATATGCAAAAAATTGGACCTCACTTTATTGTCATCGGAGCGCAACGTTCTGGAACGACATGGCTTCATCGTGTATTGTCTCAGCACGATAAGCTTTGGCTTACTCCTGTCAAAGAGTTGCATTATTTTGATAAACAATCTATCAAGTTGGGAGTATTGAATAAGTATGAGCGTCATCGGGCTCGTTTCTGGAGCTGGAAGCGTGCGGCGATCGATCCGAGATGGTTTGGCCGCTATTGGTTCTTGCCTCGTGGTGATGAATGGTATGCAAAGCTTTTTCGTCGAGCCCGTGCAAGGGGAAAAATTACAGGAGAAATTACTCCTGCTTATGCTGCAATGTCTGATCAAAAATGGGTTCAGATTCATTCATTATTCCCTGATGTCCGTTTAATTTTTGTGATGCGAGATCCGATTATAAGAACCTGGTCTGCCCTTCGAAATAATATGAAGAAAGGTCGAATTGATCCTTTCTCTTCTGTAGAAGATCTTATTGAGCTGTCTTTGAAGCCGTCCATTGCTTCTAGATCTGATTACCTCCATGCAATTCAGATGGTGGAGTCGAAATTTGGGGCTGACCAGCTGCATTGCTGTTTTTTTGAGCAGCTCATAGCTGAGCCAACTGTTTTCGCGGATTCAATTTTTAAATTTTTGGGTGTAAATCCATTGGGAGAGGAATTGGTTGTTCCTGCGGCTGTTAATAGTGCAGCCGGCGGAGATCAACCTCCTCTTGCATTGCAGCGAGCTTTGGCAAAGGAGTATCTGCCTATGACCGATCAGTTGGCTGACCGTTTTGGTGGCATTCCACGAGAATGGGCGACAAAGTATCGGAAGCTTTTGGGCTGATTTTCGCTGGTTTTGGCTGATTCGCCGTTGCCTCTCCTGGTTCTTCTTTGGGCCATGACGATCGTGTTTGATCTTTCGCTTTGGGCGGTATGAGTCAATATCTTTCCCTTGATGCTCCTGATTTAGACAGCGATCTAATCGCTTTGTTGGCAGAACAGGCGGGCTTTTCTGGTGTTCGTCTTGCCCTGGTGGGAGGTGCTGTGCGCGACCTCATGTTGTATCAAATGCTCCGAGATCCTTGGCGTCCGCTGTCGGATCTTGACCTTCTCCTGGAAGGTTCATCCTCTGATTTTGTAAGTCATTTGCAGGATCTGTACGGACCTGATCGTGTCTCTGAGTTGCAGCTGCATGAGCAGTTTGGGACCGCTGAACTCGTGATTGATGGGTTGCGTTTGGATGTGGCCTGTGCCCGCACCGAGACGTATCCCGCGCCTGGAGAGAACCCTCATGTCCAGGCCGGCACTCTTGAGCAGGATCTCGCACGCCGTGACTTCACGGTGAATGCGATGGCTTTGGTGCTCCAACCGGATGGATCACCTCAATTGTTTGACCCCCATCGGGGTCGA containing:
- a CDS encoding sulfotransferase, whose translation is MTFPPDASVRPTVVYITSRGHSGSTLLSLILGGHSQIVSGGELKMLINAKDENKLCSCHFVTPDQCPFWSQVQRHVIDSVGVPFDELALMEDGDDETFSLHNQALFTAIADVSGCSIVVDSSKSLMRLSRLLRAQENGCFINVRPIHLHRGPLGFANSCRRKGQTLFAAAERHSREFFRTREFLSGKSHLFVSYEKFARQTRPSLCRLMGWIGLSIDESQLQWRQGIRRDIGGNRMRIGGSSLIQIDQSWKHDLTIAEIIKLTFFTLPIRLRSKWLYSRFRNRRIKFGL
- a CDS encoding glycosyltransferase, with amino-acid sequence MAVLRVVFIIDSLKLGGAERVLLRWAGWCREEGWQVLIITRHGPQRDAYPVPDGVERWVEPRLSVPLERLGWFAFPWRLLALRQLLLRYRSDVVVGVTTLPAVKLLLASAGLPLRTVVSERNYPPAKPPSLLWRWLRRLTYPWADLHLVQTVPAGVWLRDHCAVTRQRLLPNPVSWPLPEREPVVSPEDWLAADAPLILAAGTKSHQKGFDRLMPVFAELGLRFPSLHLALLGLAPGRYHGRDQQADLRQALGDNFDLQQRMLLPGVSGSMARWYSRATVFVLPSRYEGFPNVLLEAMAAGCACIASDCLTGPSDLIRDGENGLLLPPQATTDAWVDAIETLLMDPEYRCRLGARAATVRQRYAAERLRRDFLEALRPPRHG
- a CDS encoding glycosyltransferase, which translates into the protein MDDLWVVLPHIGAGGAQKVGLLAAEHFAVQGFKVRVLSLRHGHPIKHAIPDGVELLDLGPDVEGGENRSLIARLRRFTNAQLIKLCRLLTLAGLQLTWRWCEHKVQPDADAWVTRLLAWCMEGLGGLRYRRLRVLLQQQRPKRVLALLTKTNILCAAAVWDLPIHLVVSERNDPRLQQLDRLWSRLRSVYYRRADVVTANTEGVLDALQAMGPWKRLALLPNPLPGGLRLQDSHQPSHDQREILAVARLVPQKGLDVLIRAFASLPPSVRDGWCVTLVGDGPERQTLEELASVAGLRDMVRFEGFRSDPLVFVRRASIFALPSRFEGMPNALLEAMAAGLPSVVSDASPGPLEMVRDGQQGLVVPSDDVIAFAAALQRLMLDGDLRHRCGVAAMATLRTLDWDVVESHWRSVLALPAQL
- a CDS encoding glycosyltransferase produces the protein MSEVPAGRSNCRERVLVLAPTARAVSETFIRANLNGLSLDLTAYFGDDLPLHAPWRLAYGSAIFISKFFTRLNWLHLAGLPAACVAFALIRRHQPEVVMVEFGFEAVRVMEACVWSGVPLVVHFRGSDASARTRLGLLKNRYRRLLSMASGVIVKSRPMADTLLALGAPADRLLISPSGANASLFQGSSPAAAPPVLLAVGRFVPKKGPLETLRAFGLLCRDPVLSASKPQLWMVGDGPLLPSARSLVIELGLQERVRFLGVCSQVRVAELMRQVRGFVQHSKVAPDGDSEGSPVAVMEAQLSGLPVVATRHAGIPEVVLENQTGLLVDEGDECAMAHAMSLLLLDPALAAELGACGRRRIQEQFTVEHHLRQVEQLLRDAIYDRRAACC
- a CDS encoding sulfotransferase; its protein translation is MQKIGPHFIVIGAQRSGTTWLHRVLSQHDKLWLTPVKELHYFDKQSIKLGVLNKYERHRARFWSWKRAAIDPRWFGRYWFLPRGDEWYAKLFRRARARGKITGEITPAYAAMSDQKWVQIHSLFPDVRLIFVMRDPIIRTWSALRNNMKKGRIDPFSSVEDLIELSLKPSIASRSDYLHAIQMVESKFGADQLHCCFFEQLIAEPTVFADSIFKFLGVNPLGEELVVPAAVNSAAGGDQPPLALQRALAKEYLPMTDQLADRFGGIPREWATKYRKLLG
- a CDS encoding sulfotransferase — encoded protein: MTSWNLVYITSNGHSGSTLLDMLIGSHSECITLGEIHQLTLKAKGVCACGAANYKECSFWRDIDLRLQSDGGPELSELHVDSCHQDEFRRSNHALLSVLQEKTKARWFVDSSKKLTRLKSLLADSSINVLPVHIVRRPEGVVCSNMAKGRGFLSSLRSYYSGLWSRYKYLRRKPHLLVSYEELCSHPEQVMNRIMNKLGLDFESEQLDWSSHDHHNVNGNKRTRTTRQSSIRLDERWRTDLSIWQRLVVKLATVKFKTWLRLRYGVESC
- a CDS encoding glycosyltransferase is translated as MADIVLLATSDWDHPLWTNKQHVTCALAELGHRVLYVDSLGVRAPRVDRSDSGRILRRLRRGFRGPRQVRPGVWVMSPLVLPGQTRGWAGLLNRWSLNLSLLVADCLLDLRLPLLWTFNPQARDYLRLSRFHAVVYLCVDRIQAQPGMPVQPLEDAERDLCSLVNALFTTSPELQASLGPLNAGSHGFGNVADATHFGQALHAGLPRPADWPATKGPVLIFIGAIDAYKLDLTMLEALMERTPHWTYLFIGPVGETDPSTDVSTWKRFPHVHQLGPRPYASLPAYLAHADVALLPLQINDYTRHMYPMKFFEYLAAGRPVVATAIPALCDQGDVALLCEPEVSAFEAAIQQALAGEGPSLEHRLERAQLHTYRTRTQAMLDCLSQHGLMPDEPLAPQAPRYFHLLTQLGRPHLSAQLRLAQLRVLESLGQQQWAERCLRRWLVREPFNITLLNDLARRRFAQGDHREGRRVIERVWKEDGEAEILHQLLSRRRSLQGSRIDQLAMLDELASSTVLPIHFVGYCRMVCTYLAIDAKDVAALRRGVEGLEVILAELECDPDTFRCLQPKRKNRAKLLISAHLTRLRALIALKDTAALNRASCDLLVIARRYDPFATDRVTAISMTRSVMGCLTIAAVMAWHAGDPRRFDAVVDEMERLCKACHADRFDVIAGETHEDHRGFADAVVARLQACRWSVSEPSARPSRHQLVDPVQRVFFSDLRRERAAKAESFLQSLGLR